The Vibrio chagasii genome includes a region encoding these proteins:
- a CDS encoding RNA recognition motif domain-containing protein, which yields MNSKKSMLLIVALAVLGGIVFSQVDISPAITFILGVLASAFVVNFSSTDSKSDSETKASTKTLYVGNLPYKANESHVRELFSEHGEVFAVRLMKDKRTGKRRGFGFVVMASNDVNHAISALNDKDYMQRTLKVRVANDPKHPEADESEQN from the coding sequence ATGAACTCAAAAAAATCGATGTTGTTAATTGTCGCACTGGCTGTATTAGGCGGCATTGTTTTCTCTCAGGTAGATATATCGCCTGCAATTACCTTTATCCTTGGTGTCTTGGCTTCCGCTTTTGTTGTTAACTTTTCAAGCACCGACTCAAAATCAGATTCAGAAACTAAAGCTTCAACGAAAACGCTTTATGTGGGTAACCTTCCATACAAGGCGAATGAATCGCATGTTCGTGAATTATTCTCAGAACATGGTGAAGTGTTTGCAGTACGCTTAATGAAAGACAAGCGTACTGGTAAAAGAAGAGGCTTTGGATTTGTTGTTATGGCAAGTAATGATGTGAATCATGCAATCTCTGCTCTTAACGACAAAGATTACATGCAACGCACTTTAAAAGTACGTGTTGCAAATGATCCTAAGCACCCTGAAGCGGACGAATCTGAACAGAACTAA
- the murI gene encoding glutamate racemase, with translation MVVSDSLQKNILVFDSGVGGLSVYKEISQLLPNHNYIYVFDNEAYPYGELDQQVLISRVQNIVASFVASHAIDIVVIACNTASTIVLPTLRANNVIPIVGVVPAIKPASLLANKAVGLIATPATITREYTHELIKNFSTNKRVELLGSTRLVDMAEDKLRGEAINIEELKQILQPMINAIDVAVLGCTHFPLIKSEIQQVLGEGVVLVDSGKAIAKRVQDLLGLESGNEIGGVREVFCSALPNKESALNSMLKQLGFSSVQIRPLQGA, from the coding sequence ATCGTTGTGTCGGATAGTCTGCAAAAAAACATATTGGTCTTTGATTCTGGAGTAGGAGGGTTATCTGTCTATAAAGAGATAAGTCAGTTATTGCCCAATCATAACTATATCTATGTATTCGACAACGAAGCTTACCCGTATGGCGAGCTCGATCAGCAGGTTCTGATTAGTAGAGTGCAGAATATTGTAGCTAGCTTCGTGGCGAGTCATGCCATAGATATCGTTGTTATTGCATGTAACACCGCTAGTACTATTGTTCTCCCTACACTCCGTGCTAATAATGTCATTCCAATCGTTGGGGTAGTCCCTGCGATCAAGCCTGCTTCCTTATTAGCGAATAAAGCTGTGGGCCTTATTGCTACTCCGGCAACCATCACTCGTGAATACACACATGAACTGATCAAGAACTTCTCTACTAATAAGAGGGTTGAACTTTTGGGCTCGACTCGGCTGGTGGATATGGCCGAAGATAAGCTCAGAGGAGAGGCAATCAATATAGAAGAGCTCAAGCAAATCCTTCAGCCGATGATTAATGCCATTGATGTTGCTGTTTTAGGCTGTACCCATTTCCCACTAATAAAGTCTGAGATTCAGCAAGTATTAGGCGAAGGAGTGGTATTGGTCGATTCAGGCAAAGCGATAGCTAAACGAGTCCAAGATTTATTGGGTCTAGAAAGTGGTAATGAAATAGGGGGAGTGCGAGAGGTTTTTTGTAGTGCACTTCCCAATAAAGAAAGTGCACTAAATAGTATGTTGAAGCAGTTAGGGTTTAGTTCTGTTCAGATTCGTCCGCTTCAGGGTGCTTAG